In Microbacterium sp. 1.5R, the following are encoded in one genomic region:
- a CDS encoding DNA-formamidopyrimidine glycosylase family protein, giving the protein MPEGDTVFRTARRLDEALVGGEVARFDLRVPRFATLDLTGQPILSSIARGKHLLLRIGDSTLHSHLRMDGAWLVYRAGEKWRHPAFKVRAIVGTAQREAVGIDLAEIEVVPTRDEDELVGHLGPDPLGPDWDAVEAARRVSADTRSIHVALLDQRNVAGFGNEYAAELLFLRGILPTTPAPEVDVPALLDLGVRTIRANRDRRHRTFTGVDRPGQGTWVYGRAGRQCRRCGTPIRRGEQGADPTRERITFWCPVCQR; this is encoded by the coding sequence ATGCCCGAGGGCGATACCGTCTTCCGCACCGCCAGACGTCTCGACGAGGCGCTGGTCGGCGGCGAGGTGGCGCGCTTCGACCTTCGGGTGCCGCGATTCGCGACGCTCGATCTGACGGGTCAGCCGATCCTCTCGTCGATCGCGCGCGGCAAGCATCTGCTGCTGCGGATCGGCGACAGCACGCTGCATTCCCATCTGCGCATGGACGGCGCCTGGCTCGTCTACCGGGCGGGTGAGAAGTGGCGGCATCCGGCGTTCAAGGTCCGCGCGATCGTCGGCACGGCGCAGCGCGAGGCGGTGGGCATCGACCTCGCCGAGATCGAGGTCGTTCCGACCCGCGACGAGGACGAGCTCGTCGGCCATCTCGGCCCCGATCCGCTCGGCCCGGACTGGGATGCCGTCGAGGCCGCCAGACGCGTGAGCGCCGACACCCGCAGCATCCACGTCGCCCTTCTCGACCAGCGGAACGTCGCGGGGTTCGGCAACGAATACGCCGCGGAACTCCTGTTCCTCCGCGGAATCCTGCCGACGACCCCCGCACCGGAGGTCGACGTTCCCGCACTGCTCGACCTCGGCGTGCGCACGATCCGCGCGAACCGCGATCGTCGCCATCGCACCTTCACCGGAGTCGATCGCCCCGGTCAGGGGACGTGGGTGTACGGACGTGCCGGACGCCAGTGCCGCCGCTGCGGAACCCCCATCAGACGCGGCGAGCAGGGCGCGGATCCGACCCGCGAGAGGATCACATTCTGGTGCCCCGTGTGTCAGCGGTGA
- a CDS encoding EI24 domain-containing protein: protein MIGEFISGVRTLLRGFGTWRRRPGLMALGLVPGFIAALVLLAGLVPLALALGPISDGLTPFADGWIPAWRSVLRAAVGIVIFAAALALASAVFSALALTIGDPFYQRIWRAVEADLGDAPPSDGGGFWMAVGEGLRLVVLGILIAIAVLLLGLIPLIGGFLGAVGGVVLSGRMLARELTGRAFDARDLSPADRAVLFRGSRARVLGFGVATQLCFLIPGGAVAVMPAAVAGATALARTMLQRTPLPQHTPQHAPQHTPPPPPPGSVSAPLPPPPGSGHA, encoded by the coding sequence ATGATCGGGGAGTTCATCAGCGGCGTCCGCACCCTGCTGCGCGGTTTCGGCACATGGCGGCGCCGACCGGGGCTCATGGCCCTCGGTCTCGTACCGGGCTTCATCGCCGCGCTGGTGCTGCTCGCCGGACTCGTGCCGCTCGCGCTCGCTCTCGGGCCGATCTCCGACGGTCTCACCCCCTTCGCCGACGGCTGGATCCCGGCCTGGCGCTCGGTGCTGCGCGCTGCCGTGGGCATCGTGATCTTCGCCGCGGCGCTCGCACTCGCGAGCGCCGTGTTCAGCGCCCTCGCCCTGACGATCGGCGACCCGTTCTACCAGCGCATCTGGCGCGCTGTCGAGGCCGATCTCGGCGACGCCCCGCCCTCGGACGGCGGCGGATTCTGGATGGCGGTCGGCGAGGGCCTGAGACTCGTGGTCCTCGGCATCCTGATCGCGATCGCCGTGCTGCTCCTCGGTCTCATCCCTCTCATCGGCGGATTCCTCGGTGCGGTGGGCGGCGTCGTGCTGTCGGGACGGATGCTCGCCCGCGAGCTCACCGGGCGGGCCTTCGACGCCCGCGATCTCAGCCCTGCCGACCGGGCGGTGCTGTTCCGCGGCAGCCGCGCGCGCGTGCTCGGCTTCGGTGTCGCCACGCAGCTGTGCTTTCTGATCCCCGGCGGGGCTGTCGCGGTCATGCCCGCCGCTGTCGCGGGTGCCACTGCCCTCGCGCGCACCATGCTGCAGCGCACGCCGCTGCCACAGCACACTCCGCAGCACGCTCCACAGCACACTCCTCCGCCTCCCCCGCCGGGCAGCGTCTCGGCGCCGCTGCCGCCACCCCCCGGGTCAGGGCACGCCTGA
- a CDS encoding glutaminase, whose protein sequence is MTAASALVADALRALAGLPKEGLGEERESRWRGRRIVRVGEAWHLGVLLLTETHALATAEVLRAADPGRRGYTAESARERAERRALALRGGFDEGDVVHVGWSVIDLAVVDAGGASGPLAMVDTVPSVRWSTAGGWMPLEAYLRERVELLRG, encoded by the coding sequence GTGACGGCCGCGTCCGCGCTCGTCGCCGACGCGCTGCGTGCGCTCGCCGGCCTTCCCAAGGAGGGACTCGGTGAAGAGCGCGAATCGCGGTGGCGCGGACGCCGCATCGTGCGGGTGGGCGAGGCGTGGCACCTCGGGGTGCTGCTGCTCACCGAGACGCACGCACTGGCGACCGCCGAGGTGCTGAGGGCCGCCGATCCGGGGCGCCGCGGCTACACGGCGGAGTCCGCGCGCGAGCGCGCAGAACGACGTGCTCTGGCACTGCGGGGCGGGTTCGACGAGGGCGATGTCGTGCACGTCGGATGGTCGGTGATCGACCTCGCCGTCGTGGACGCGGGCGGAGCATCCGGGCCTCTGGCGATGGTCGACACGGTGCCATCCGTGCGATGGAGCACGGCAGGCGGTTGGATGCCGCTCGAGGCATACCTCCGCGAACGGGTCGAGCTGCTGCGCGGCTGA
- a CDS encoding glutamine amidotransferase-related protein, producing MVSLLYVCVRPELGAADAEHASFRRALGVDVVDRLDLLTERLDPARLARYSGVVVGGSPFNVSDVEKSAVQLRVEADLEHIARLAIDSQVAAFFTCFSIGVVTRMLGGQVTSDTPESASATVIETTAAGAADPVFGPSSPALTVFTAHKESAAALPEGAVLLATNDTCPVQAYRVGTHLYTAQFHPEPTPRDFADRMTFYRTTGYFDPDEFDAVQGQVLSASVTEGAALLRRFAQTFAAA from the coding sequence GTGGTCTCGCTTCTCTACGTCTGTGTGCGCCCCGAACTCGGGGCGGCGGATGCCGAGCACGCCTCGTTCCGACGGGCGCTCGGCGTCGACGTCGTCGACCGCCTCGACCTGCTCACCGAGCGCCTCGACCCCGCGCGCCTCGCGCGATACAGCGGCGTCGTCGTCGGCGGCTCACCGTTCAACGTCAGCGACGTCGAGAAGTCCGCCGTGCAGCTGAGGGTCGAAGCGGATCTCGAGCACATCGCGCGGCTGGCGATCGACTCGCAGGTCGCCGCCTTCTTCACCTGCTTCAGCATCGGCGTGGTGACGCGGATGCTCGGCGGCCAGGTCACGTCGGACACCCCCGAGTCGGCGAGCGCCACCGTGATCGAGACCACCGCCGCCGGCGCCGCGGACCCCGTCTTCGGTCCGAGCTCCCCCGCGCTCACCGTCTTCACCGCTCACAAGGAGAGCGCTGCGGCTCTGCCGGAGGGCGCGGTGCTGCTCGCCACGAACGACACCTGTCCCGTGCAGGCGTATCGGGTGGGCACCCACCTTTACACGGCGCAGTTCCATCCGGAGCCGACTCCGCGGGACTTCGCCGATCGGATGACGTTCTATCGCACCACCGGGTACTTCGACCCCGACGAGTTCGACGCCGTGCAGGGGCAGGTGCTGTCGGCATCCGTGACGGAGGGTGCGGCGCTGCTGCGCCGTTTCGCGCAGACGTTCGCGGCAGCCTGA
- a CDS encoding DapH/DapD/GlmU-related protein — MGKNYVDIENDQGATLRYRKHANGRGLVAHGAKVHPKAHIEAGAYIEPGARIGAGATIARGAWIEPDAVIGEGAHVDAHAHIGQGAAVGDGAHIGVRTEVGAGARIVRGARIGDDETVAAGLTVATDPKGLWLAA, encoded by the coding sequence GTGGGAAAGAACTACGTCGACATCGAGAACGACCAGGGCGCCACGCTGCGATACCGCAAGCACGCCAACGGTCGCGGTCTCGTCGCGCACGGCGCGAAGGTCCATCCGAAGGCGCACATCGAAGCGGGCGCCTACATCGAACCCGGCGCCCGTATCGGCGCGGGGGCGACCATCGCCCGCGGCGCATGGATCGAACCGGATGCCGTGATCGGCGAGGGTGCGCACGTCGACGCGCACGCACACATCGGCCAGGGTGCCGCCGTCGGAGACGGCGCGCACATCGGCGTCCGCACCGAGGTCGGCGCGGGAGCGCGGATCGTCCGCGGTGCGCGCATCGGCGACGACGAGACGGTCGCGGCCGGACTGACGGTCGCCACCGACCCGAAGGGGCTGTGGCTCGCGGCCTGA
- a CDS encoding cation:proton antiporter encodes MDAGDLGLVLIPLLAVAAPLLARGIRPLIRVPIIVFELVLGILAGPAMLGWVEPTPILEKLSDFGLAMLFFIAGSEIDFRAVAGRPLVRASIGWAISVVLGIGIGFLLAPGEGMVVIAIALSSTALGTLMPILRDAQETDTPFGRAVTVIGAVGEFLPLIAISLFLSTRTTPLATAVLLAFVVLAGLAVLMARRMPHGRLHSFVRATLHTSDQFGVRFVLLLIASLVGLSVVLDLDMLLGAFVAGAVWRIIMARAPEKDAEAVETKLEAIAFGFLVPIFFLYTGVNFDLQALTGSSSAMLMLPLFLVALLVLRGTTAQLSAPTGASARDRTAIGLLAATGLPIIVAVTAIGVDQKMIDTGTAAALVGAGMLSVLLFPLIGMLIRGEAARLVDPALVRETPQGEL; translated from the coding sequence GTGGACGCGGGCGATCTCGGACTGGTGCTGATCCCGCTGCTCGCCGTGGCAGCGCCGCTGCTGGCGCGCGGCATCCGACCCCTCATCCGCGTGCCGATCATCGTGTTCGAGCTCGTCCTCGGGATTCTCGCGGGGCCCGCGATGCTCGGCTGGGTCGAGCCGACGCCCATCCTCGAGAAGCTCAGTGATTTCGGTCTCGCGATGCTGTTCTTCATCGCGGGCTCCGAGATCGACTTCCGGGCGGTCGCCGGACGGCCCCTCGTCCGCGCCTCGATCGGGTGGGCCATCAGCGTGGTGCTGGGCATCGGGATCGGCTTCCTCCTCGCCCCGGGCGAGGGGATGGTCGTGATCGCGATCGCCCTCAGCTCCACCGCACTCGGCACGCTGATGCCGATCCTCAGGGATGCGCAGGAGACCGACACCCCGTTCGGACGTGCGGTCACCGTGATCGGCGCGGTCGGCGAGTTCCTGCCGCTGATCGCGATCTCGCTCTTCCTCAGCACCCGCACCACCCCGCTCGCCACCGCGGTGCTGCTCGCCTTCGTCGTGCTCGCGGGGCTCGCCGTGCTCATGGCTCGGAGGATGCCGCACGGGCGCCTCCACTCGTTCGTGCGTGCGACCCTGCACACCTCCGACCAGTTCGGCGTGCGGTTCGTGCTGCTGCTCATCGCGTCGCTGGTCGGCCTCAGCGTCGTGCTCGACCTCGACATGCTGCTGGGTGCATTCGTCGCCGGAGCGGTGTGGCGCATCATCATGGCGCGCGCGCCCGAGAAGGACGCCGAGGCGGTCGAGACGAAGCTCGAGGCCATCGCGTTCGGCTTCCTCGTACCGATCTTCTTCCTCTACACGGGCGTGAACTTCGACCTGCAGGCGCTCACCGGCTCGTCGTCGGCGATGCTGATGCTTCCGCTGTTCCTCGTCGCGCTGCTCGTGCTCCGCGGCACGACCGCGCAGCTCTCCGCGCCGACGGGCGCGAGCGCCAGGGACCGCACCGCGATCGGGCTGCTGGCCGCCACCGGGCTGCCCATCATCGTCGCCGTGACGGCGATCGGGGTGGATCAGAAGATGATCGACACCGGCACGGCGGCAGCACTCGTCGGGGCCGGGATGCTGTCGGTGCTGCTGTTCCCCCTGATCGGGATGCTGATCCGCGGCGAGGCGGCACGACTCGTCGACCCGGCGCTCGTCCGCGAGACACCGCAGGGGGAGCTGTGA
- the purU gene encoding formyltetrahydrofolate deformylase: MSQPDTARLLIACDDQPGIVAAVAGVLSVHGANIISLDQHSTDSEGGRFFQRTVIHLPGLSAARTALEADLAQVSERFGMEWSLHDTARRKRVAIFVSKYDHCLMELLWRTQRGQLDIDVTMVVSNHPDLAESVRSFGVPFVHIPSGDKQTMEQRQLELLRGNVDLVVLARYMQILTDDFIEGLGAPIINIHHSFLPAFIGANPYARAKDRGVKLIGATAHYATADLDEGPIIEQDVTRVTHSESAADLQQRGADVERLVLARAVQWHAEDRVIVHGRSTVIL, translated from the coding sequence ATGTCTCAGCCCGACACCGCCCGCCTGCTGATCGCCTGCGATGATCAGCCCGGCATCGTCGCCGCCGTCGCCGGCGTGCTCTCCGTCCACGGCGCGAACATCATCTCGCTCGACCAGCACTCCACCGACTCCGAGGGCGGCCGGTTCTTCCAGCGCACGGTGATCCACCTCCCCGGGCTCTCTGCGGCGCGCACGGCTCTCGAAGCCGATCTGGCTCAGGTCTCCGAGCGGTTCGGCATGGAGTGGTCGCTGCACGACACCGCGCGGCGCAAGCGGGTCGCGATCTTCGTCTCGAAGTACGACCACTGCCTGATGGAGCTGCTGTGGCGCACGCAGCGAGGCCAGCTCGACATCGACGTCACGATGGTCGTCTCGAACCACCCCGACCTCGCCGAGTCCGTACGCTCGTTCGGGGTGCCGTTCGTGCACATCCCCTCAGGCGACAAGCAGACGATGGAACAGCGTCAGCTCGAGCTCCTGCGCGGCAACGTGGATCTGGTGGTCCTCGCCCGGTACATGCAGATCCTCACCGACGACTTCATCGAGGGTCTCGGCGCCCCGATCATCAACATCCACCATTCCTTCCTCCCCGCGTTCATCGGGGCGAACCCGTATGCGAGGGCGAAGGACCGCGGTGTGAAGCTGATCGGAGCCACCGCGCACTACGCGACGGCGGATCTCGATGAGGGACCGATCATCGAGCAGGACGTCACCCGTGTCACGCACTCGGAGTCGGCCGCCGATCTGCAGCAGCGCGGCGCCGACGTCGAACGTCTCGTTCTCGCCCGCGCCGTGCAGTGGCATGCCGAGGACCGTGTGATCGTCCACGGCCGGTCCACCGTCATCCTCTGA
- a CDS encoding LysR substrate-binding domain-containing protein, which translates to MATQGRRPAGRAGKGSPVRRNKAAPAQRFPPPKPPKKTAKVVFDAPDTESEQPRTFRLGVVPGATPGKWIDAWKQRMPHVPIELVTIEVADQREAIGDLDAALVRLPLSDENLHIITLYNEVPVVVASIESHLLAADELTVADLSGEIVMVPTDDALGPIDIPGAVAPTFARLSVADAIVTAATGTGIVIVPMSLARLHHRKDVGHRSLADGPTSTVALAWRRDHTTPDVETFIGIVRGRTSNSSR; encoded by the coding sequence ATGGCGACTCAGGGACGACGACCGGCAGGACGTGCCGGCAAGGGCTCGCCCGTGCGGCGCAACAAGGCCGCACCGGCTCAGCGGTTCCCGCCGCCCAAGCCTCCGAAGAAGACCGCCAAGGTCGTCTTCGACGCGCCGGACACCGAATCGGAGCAGCCGCGTACATTCCGTCTCGGGGTCGTCCCCGGCGCGACACCGGGCAAGTGGATCGATGCCTGGAAGCAGCGGATGCCGCATGTACCCATCGAGCTGGTGACGATCGAGGTCGCCGATCAGCGAGAGGCGATCGGCGACCTCGATGCGGCCCTCGTGCGCCTGCCGCTGTCGGATGAGAACCTGCACATCATCACGCTGTACAACGAGGTGCCGGTGGTGGTCGCATCGATCGAGTCGCACCTCCTCGCGGCCGACGAGTTGACCGTCGCCGATCTGTCGGGCGAGATCGTGATGGTCCCGACCGACGATGCGCTCGGTCCGATCGACATCCCGGGTGCCGTCGCGCCGACCTTCGCACGGCTGTCGGTCGCGGACGCCATCGTGACCGCCGCCACCGGAACGGGCATCGTGATCGTCCCCATGTCGCTCGCACGCCTGCACCACCGCAAGGATGTCGGCCACCGGTCCCTGGCCGACGGCCCCACCTCGACGGTCGCCCTGGCTTGGCGCCGCGATCACACCACCCCCGACGTCGAGACGTTCATCGGGATCGTGCGCGGCCGCACGTCAAACTCGTCCCGATGA
- a CDS encoding ATP-dependent helicase, with translation MSDVLERFTPATQDWFRGAFPEPTPAQSGAWNAISAGKHALVVAPTGSGKTLSAFLWAIDSVFRERIEQPTPPAKRAKAADASRTRILYISPLKALGVDVERNLRSPLIGIGQSARRLGVEAPSVTVGVRSGDTTSSDRRKLVSDPPDILITTPESLYLMLTSRAGETLRDVHTVIIDEVHAVAATKRGAHLAVSLERLDALRRTHGHDQPAQRIGLSATVRPIDEVARFLGGAAPVEIVAPPASKTFELGVVVPMDDMTNPPPPPGAPKDAGDAADAEYTEVTGSVWPHVEEAIVDRILQNKSTIVFSNSRRLAERLTGRLNEIYSERIGVALPEASVPAAMMAQAGATAGADPVLAKAHHGSVSKEQRAQVEEELKSGVLRCVVATSSLELGIDMGAVDLVIQVEAPPSAASGLQRVGRAGHQVGEISRAALFPKHRGDVLHTAIVTERMLAGKIEAIQVPRNPLDILAQQTVAASALGEISVEEWFETVRRSAPFQSLPRSAYEATLDLLAGRFPSDEFAELRPRLVWDRDAGTLTGRPGAQRIAVTSGGTIPDRGLFGVFVAGESTGARVGELDEEMVYESRVGDVFTLGTTSWRIAEITHDRVNVIPAYGQPGKVPFWHGDGIGRPFELGEALGRFSREVSAATPEKAAQRLIEAGLDAQARMNLMAHLTEQREATGTLPTDRTLTVERGRDEVGDWRVILHSPYGMKVHAPWALAINARIRERLGVEGSAVASDDGIIVRIPDAEAEPPGAELFVFDPDELEQLVTQEVGGSALFASRFRECAARALLMPRTNPNRRTPLWQQRQRSAQLLEVARRHPTFPVILETLREVLQDVYDLPSLRTLAVSIADRRIRLVETQPSQPSPFARDLLFGYVGAFMYEGDSPLAERRAAALSVDPALLGELLGTIELRELLDPDVIAQFEREAQRLDPERRARGLEGVADLLRMLGPMDAAEIDARLDPETGSASDHLDALIAARRAIPVTVAGTTRVAAIEDAGRLRDALGVALPTGIPVAFLEPLADPLGDLIARYARTHGPFTTDAVATRFGLGAAVARHTLQRLEHSGRLTSGYFLPEASGTGNETEWCDTEVLRRLRMRSLAAIRGSVEPVSPEAYARFLPDWQHLGRPLEGLDGVLAVIEQFAGVPVPASAWESLVLPSRVRDYSPALLDELTASGEVIWSGHGTLPGRDGWVSLHPADLAPFTLPEPDDEIAADSLEARVLIALDAGGAYFAGQLKDMTGAENEQSVLEALWALTWGGRVTNDTFAPIRSLLAGGSQAHRVTRRAPRTRTYRGMSLARTAPRPTSIGGRWSLLPTVDTDAARRATVTAGLLLDRYGVVTRGAVQAEGVPGGFAQTYRVLAGFEEAGHCRRGYVIERLGAAQFAASATVDRLRTFAGLADPPPRNAVTLAATDPANPYGAALGWPKRDEVSHRPGRKAGGLVVIVDGSLVLYLERGGRTVLCFTDDAEVLRAAATDLAATARARRLDTLTVEKVNGEGVYGTELALALQESGFVATPRGYTLRKAI, from the coding sequence ATGAGCGACGTGCTCGAACGCTTCACCCCTGCCACGCAAGACTGGTTCCGGGGTGCGTTTCCCGAACCCACGCCCGCCCAGTCGGGCGCCTGGAATGCGATCTCTGCCGGAAAGCACGCGCTCGTCGTCGCACCGACCGGCTCGGGCAAGACGCTCTCGGCCTTCCTCTGGGCGATCGACAGCGTGTTCCGCGAGCGCATCGAGCAGCCCACCCCTCCCGCGAAGCGCGCGAAGGCCGCCGACGCCTCGCGCACGCGCATCCTCTACATCTCGCCGCTGAAGGCGCTCGGCGTCGACGTGGAGCGCAACTTGCGCTCGCCCCTCATCGGCATCGGCCAGTCGGCCAGGCGACTGGGTGTGGAGGCCCCTTCGGTGACGGTCGGCGTGCGCTCGGGCGACACGACCTCGAGCGATCGCCGCAAGCTGGTCTCCGATCCGCCCGACATCCTTATCACGACCCCCGAGTCGCTGTATCTGATGCTCACCAGTCGCGCCGGCGAGACGCTGCGCGATGTGCACACGGTCATCATCGACGAGGTGCATGCGGTCGCCGCGACCAAGCGCGGAGCCCACCTCGCGGTGAGCCTCGAGCGGCTCGATGCGCTGCGTCGCACCCACGGCCACGACCAACCCGCACAGCGCATCGGACTGTCGGCCACCGTGCGTCCGATCGACGAGGTCGCGCGGTTCCTCGGCGGCGCGGCCCCTGTCGAGATCGTCGCGCCGCCGGCGTCCAAGACGTTCGAGCTGGGCGTCGTGGTGCCGATGGACGACATGACCAATCCGCCACCCCCTCCCGGCGCGCCGAAGGACGCGGGAGACGCGGCGGATGCGGAGTACACCGAGGTCACCGGCTCCGTGTGGCCCCACGTCGAGGAGGCGATCGTCGATCGCATCCTGCAGAACAAGTCGACCATCGTGTTCTCCAACTCGCGTCGCCTCGCCGAGCGCCTCACCGGGCGACTCAACGAGATCTACTCCGAGCGCATCGGCGTCGCACTGCCCGAGGCCTCCGTGCCGGCAGCCATGATGGCGCAGGCAGGTGCCACCGCCGGAGCAGACCCCGTGCTCGCCAAGGCGCACCACGGGTCGGTCTCGAAAGAGCAGCGCGCCCAGGTCGAAGAAGAGCTCAAGTCCGGTGTCCTGCGCTGCGTCGTCGCGACGAGCAGCCTCGAGCTCGGCATCGACATGGGTGCGGTCGACCTGGTGATCCAGGTCGAGGCTCCGCCGTCCGCGGCCTCCGGTCTGCAGCGCGTCGGGCGAGCAGGTCACCAGGTCGGCGAGATCAGCCGGGCCGCCCTCTTCCCGAAGCACCGCGGCGACGTGCTGCACACCGCGATCGTCACCGAGCGGATGCTGGCGGGCAAGATCGAGGCGATCCAGGTGCCCCGCAATCCACTCGACATCCTCGCGCAGCAGACGGTCGCCGCCAGCGCCCTCGGCGAGATCAGCGTCGAGGAGTGGTTCGAGACCGTGCGTCGCTCGGCTCCGTTCCAGTCGCTCCCGCGATCGGCCTACGAGGCGACGCTCGACCTGCTCGCCGGACGGTTCCCCTCCGATGAGTTCGCCGAGCTCCGCCCGCGGCTGGTGTGGGACAGAGACGCCGGCACCCTGACCGGACGTCCGGGCGCGCAGCGCATCGCCGTCACGAGCGGGGGCACGATCCCCGATCGCGGACTCTTCGGGGTCTTCGTCGCCGGCGAGTCGACCGGCGCCCGCGTCGGCGAGCTCGACGAGGAGATGGTCTACGAGTCGCGAGTGGGCGACGTCTTCACGCTCGGCACGACGAGCTGGCGGATCGCCGAGATCACCCATGACCGGGTCAACGTCATCCCCGCCTACGGCCAGCCCGGCAAGGTGCCGTTCTGGCACGGAGACGGCATCGGCCGACCGTTCGAGCTCGGCGAGGCGCTGGGGAGGTTCTCGCGAGAGGTCTCCGCCGCGACTCCCGAGAAGGCCGCCCAGCGACTGATCGAAGCCGGACTCGACGCGCAGGCGCGGATGAACCTGATGGCGCACCTGACCGAGCAGCGCGAAGCGACCGGAACGCTGCCGACCGATCGCACTCTGACGGTCGAGCGCGGGCGCGACGAGGTCGGCGACTGGCGGGTCATCCTTCATTCCCCGTACGGCATGAAGGTGCATGCACCGTGGGCGCTGGCGATCAACGCCCGCATCCGCGAGCGACTCGGAGTCGAGGGCTCTGCGGTCGCGAGCGACGACGGCATCATCGTGCGCATCCCGGATGCCGAGGCCGAGCCGCCCGGGGCCGAGCTCTTCGTGTTCGACCCGGATGAACTCGAGCAGCTCGTCACCCAGGAGGTCGGCGGCTCGGCGCTGTTCGCGTCGCGCTTCCGCGAATGCGCGGCGCGCGCGCTGCTCATGCCGCGCACCAACCCCAACCGGCGCACCCCGCTGTGGCAGCAGCGTCAGCGTTCGGCGCAGCTGCTCGAGGTGGCGCGCCGGCACCCGACGTTCCCCGTGATCCTCGAGACGCTCCGTGAGGTCCTGCAGGACGTCTACGACCTGCCCTCGCTGCGCACGCTGGCGGTGTCGATCGCCGACCGGCGCATCCGGCTCGTCGAGACGCAGCCGTCTCAGCCCTCGCCCTTCGCCCGCGACCTGCTGTTCGGCTACGTCGGCGCCTTCATGTACGAAGGGGACTCCCCCCTCGCCGAGCGCCGGGCGGCCGCCCTCTCGGTCGACCCCGCGCTGCTCGGCGAGCTGCTCGGCACAATCGAGCTCCGCGAGCTGCTCGACCCCGACGTCATCGCCCAGTTCGAGAGAGAAGCGCAGCGCCTCGACCCCGAGCGACGAGCGCGAGGTCTCGAAGGCGTCGCCGATCTGCTGCGGATGCTCGGTCCGATGGATGCCGCCGAGATCGACGCACGACTCGACCCGGAGACGGGGTCCGCGTCCGACCACCTCGACGCGCTGATCGCCGCCCGCCGCGCGATCCCCGTCACCGTCGCCGGCACCACGCGCGTCGCAGCCATCGAGGACGCCGGTCGGCTGCGTGACGCACTCGGTGTCGCGCTGCCCACCGGCATCCCCGTCGCATTCCTCGAACCGCTCGCCGATCCGCTCGGCGACCTCATCGCGCGCTATGCCCGCACGCATGGTCCCTTCACGACGGATGCCGTCGCGACGCGATTCGGGCTCGGCGCCGCCGTCGCGCGGCATACCCTGCAGCGGCTCGAGCACTCGGGCAGACTGACCAGCGGTTACTTCCTGCCCGAGGCCTCGGGCACGGGGAACGAGACCGAATGGTGCGACACCGAGGTGCTGCGCCGCCTGCGGATGCGGTCGCTCGCCGCGATCCGAGGCAGCGTCGAGCCCGTGTCACCCGAGGCGTATGCGCGCTTCCTGCCGGACTGGCAGCACCTGGGACGCCCGCTCGAGGGACTCGACGGGGTGCTCGCGGTGATCGAGCAGTTCGCCGGGGTGCCCGTGCCCGCGAGCGCGTGGGAGTCGCTCGTGCTGCCCTCTCGGGTGCGCGACTACTCCCCCGCCCTGCTCGACGAGCTCACTGCCTCGGGAGAGGTCATCTGGTCGGGCCACGGCACGCTGCCGGGGCGCGACGGCTGGGTCTCGCTGCATCCCGCAGACCTCGCGCCGTTCACGCTGCCCGAGCCCGACGACGAGATCGCCGCCGACTCGCTCGAGGCCCGAGTGCTGATCGCGCTGGATGCGGGTGGCGCGTACTTCGCCGGTCAGCTGAAGGACATGACCGGCGCCGAGAACGAGCAGTCCGTGCTCGAGGCGCTGTGGGCGCTGACGTGGGGCGGCCGGGTCACCAACGACACCTTCGCCCCGATCCGCTCGCTGCTGGCCGGTGGTTCCCAGGCGCACCGGGTCACCCGACGCGCTCCGCGCACGCGCACCTATCGGGGGATGTCGCTGGCACGGACCGCGCCCCGACCGACGTCGATCGGCGGGCGCTGGTCGCTGCTGCCCACCGTCGACACGGATGCCGCTCGTCGTGCGACCGTCACCGCAGGGCTGCTCCTCGACCGCTACGGCGTGGTCACCCGCGGAGCCGTGCAGGCCGAGGGCGTGCCGGGCGGGTTCGCGCAGACATACCGGGTCCTCGCCGGCTTCGAGGAGGCTGGGCACTGCCGCCGCGGCTATGTGATCGAGAGGCTCGGCGCGGCGCAGTTCGCGGCATCCGCCACCGTCGACCGACTTCGCACGTTCGCCGGGCTCGCCGATCCGCCGCCTCGCAATGCCGTCACGCTCGCCGCGACAGATCCCGCCAACCCCTACGGCGCGGCGCTCGGATGGCCCAAGCGCGACGAGGTCTCGCATCGCCCCGGGCGCAAGGCCGGAGGCCTGGTGGTGATCGTCGACGGATCGCTCGTCCTCTACCTCGAACGCGGGGGACGCACGGTGCTGTGCTTCACCGACGACGCCGAGGTGCTGCGCGCGGCAGCGACCGACCTCGCAGCGACCGCCCGTGCGCGGCGCCTCGACACCCTCACGGTCGAGAAGGTCAACGGCGAAGGCGTGTACGGCACCGAGCTCGCCCTCGCTCTGCAGGAGTCCGGATTCGTGGCCACCCCCCGCGGCTACACGCTGCGCAAGGCGATCTGA